A region from the Parasphingopyxis sp. CP4 genome encodes:
- a CDS encoding urate hydroxylase PuuD, protein MAKFFGNLNAVLIAGIVVLLAIMFGLHSGYVSDTALYPNQFFRFLHVLCGIMWIGLLYYFNFVQVPAMPGIPAEHKPGVTGHIAPKALFWFRWAAAFTVLTGLIVAHLSGYLTQALTLQTGFTLIGIGMWMALIMAFNVWFIIWPAQKKILGMVEASDEEKAAAAPRALIASRTNTLLSIPMLYCMVTQGALAV, encoded by the coding sequence ATGGCGAAATTTTTCGGAAATCTCAATGCGGTATTGATCGCAGGAATAGTCGTCCTGCTGGCCATCATGTTCGGTCTGCACAGCGGATATGTCAGTGATACGGCTCTCTATCCCAATCAGTTCTTCCGGTTCCTCCATGTCCTGTGCGGGATCATGTGGATCGGGCTGCTCTATTATTTCAATTTCGTCCAGGTGCCGGCGATGCCCGGCATCCCGGCCGAGCATAAACCGGGCGTGACCGGCCATATCGCACCCAAAGCGCTGTTCTGGTTCCGTTGGGCTGCCGCTTTCACCGTGCTGACCGGCCTCATCGTTGCTCATCTTTCGGGCTATCTCACCCAGGCGTTGACCTTGCAGACCGGCTTCACGCTGATCGGCATCGGCATGTGGATGGCGCTGATCATGGCGTTCAACGTCTGGTTCATCATCTGGCCGGCGCAGAAGAAGATTCTCGGCATGGTTGAAGCGAGTGATGAGGAGAAAGCGGCGGCTGCACCGCGGGCACTGATCGCATCGCGTACCAATACGCTGCTCTCGATCCCGATGCTCTATTGCATGGTGACACAGGGCGCGCTTGCCGTCTGA
- a CDS encoding alkene reductase encodes MPSLFDPVTLGAIEAPNRILMAPLTRGRADAGHVPNALMAEYYSQRASAGLIISEATGISRQGLGWPAAPGVWTEEQTEGWKLSTSAVHDAGGQIILQLWHMGRLVHPDYLDGEPPVSASATTGPGHAYTPTGTKDYEAARPLRTDEVPGLLDDYARATRHAMEAGFDGVQIHSANGYLIDQFLRDGTNLRDDEYGGSPDNRTRLLAEVTAAVIREAGADRTSVRLSPNGESQGTDDSNPESVFPLAAEKLSDLGIGFLELREPGPEGTFGRTDVPKLSPLIRKAFNGPLVLNSDYDAEQGQADLDSGIADAISYGRPFLANPDLPRRFREGLPLNESNMKTWYLPGPEGYTDYPFAEETVAAE; translated from the coding sequence ATGCCTTCACTGTTCGATCCGGTTACGCTTGGCGCCATCGAAGCGCCCAATCGCATTCTCATGGCGCCGCTCACCCGCGGCCGGGCGGATGCCGGCCATGTCCCCAATGCATTGATGGCCGAATATTACTCGCAGCGCGCCAGCGCCGGCCTGATCATCAGCGAAGCCACTGGTATCAGCCGCCAGGGCCTGGGCTGGCCCGCCGCACCCGGCGTATGGACCGAGGAACAAACCGAAGGCTGGAAGCTTTCGACCAGCGCCGTCCATGATGCGGGCGGCCAGATCATCCTCCAGCTTTGGCATATGGGTCGGCTCGTCCATCCCGATTATCTGGATGGCGAACCACCGGTTTCGGCATCGGCCACAACCGGCCCGGGCCATGCCTATACGCCGACCGGAACGAAGGATTACGAAGCAGCCCGCCCGCTGCGCACCGACGAGGTGCCCGGTCTGCTCGACGACTATGCCCGCGCCACGCGGCATGCGATGGAGGCCGGGTTTGACGGCGTGCAGATCCACTCCGCCAATGGCTATCTGATCGATCAGTTCCTGCGCGACGGGACCAATTTGCGCGATGACGAATATGGCGGATCGCCGGACAATCGCACGCGGCTCCTCGCTGAAGTCACCGCCGCAGTAATCCGCGAAGCGGGCGCCGACCGGACATCGGTTCGCCTCTCCCCCAATGGCGAATCCCAGGGCACCGACGATAGCAATCCGGAAAGCGTCTTCCCGCTTGCCGCTGAAAAGCTCAGCGATCTTGGTATCGGCTTTCTTGAGCTGCGCGAGCCCGGGCCCGAAGGCACATTCGGCCGCACCGATGTACCCAAACTTTCGCCGTTGATCCGCAAGGCGTTCAACGGGCCGCTGGTGCTCAATTCAGATTATGACGCCGAGCAAGGCCAGGCCGATCTCGACAGCGGGATTGCCGATGCGATCTCCTATGGCCGCCCGTTCCTTGCCAATCCGGATCTGCCACGGCGCTTCCGCGAAGGCCTGCCGCTCAATGAAAGCAATATGAAAACCTGGTACCTGCCGGGGCCTGAAGGCTATACGGATTATCCGTTCGCCGAGGAAACAGTCGCCGCTGAATAG
- the mddA gene encoding methanethiol S-methyltransferase — translation MGLLRLGFAVGSYLLFFASFLYLVGFTGNLFDEAVGLTGIAGLAALPSIDAGPAAPLGVAIIINLALIALFGIQHSVMARPGFKSWLTRFWPASIERSLYVLATVAVLVMIYVFWRPITPMVWSVDADWLRMLLWGLFFAGWAILFIATCLLNHFELFGLHQAWAGFRGTAVPETQFRTPLFYKLVRHPIYTGILLAFWATPDMSQGHLLFAIGMTVYVVIGVRYEERDLIAHLGEQYVEYRKKVGAVIPGIGKAR, via the coding sequence ATGGGGTTATTGCGCCTGGGCTTTGCCGTGGGCAGCTATCTGCTGTTCTTTGCATCATTTCTATATCTGGTCGGTTTTACAGGGAATCTGTTCGATGAAGCGGTTGGGCTGACCGGGATCGCAGGACTTGCCGCCCTCCCCAGCATCGATGCCGGGCCGGCGGCACCATTGGGCGTTGCGATCATCATCAACCTGGCGCTGATCGCGCTGTTCGGAATCCAGCACAGCGTCATGGCGCGGCCAGGATTCAAGAGTTGGCTGACCCGCTTCTGGCCAGCCTCGATCGAGCGCAGCCTCTATGTATTGGCCACCGTCGCCGTGCTGGTAATGATCTATGTTTTCTGGCGCCCGATCACGCCGATGGTCTGGTCGGTCGATGCGGATTGGCTCCGGATGCTGCTATGGGGCCTGTTTTTTGCCGGTTGGGCGATCCTGTTCATCGCCACCTGCCTGCTCAACCATTTCGAACTGTTCGGCTTGCATCAGGCCTGGGCCGGGTTCCGCGGAACAGCGGTACCCGAAACACAGTTCCGCACGCCGCTTTTCTACAAGCTGGTGCGCCATCCGATCTACACCGGCATCCTGCTCGCCTTCTGGGCAACGCCTGACATGAGCCAGGGGCATCTGCTCTTTGCGATCGGCATGACCGTCTATGTGGTCATCGGTGTGCGCTATGAAGAACGCGATCTGATCGCCCATCTTGGCGAGCAATATGTCGAGTATCGGAAAAAGGTTGGTGCGGTGATTCCGGGGATCGGCAAAGCGCGCTGA
- the ribH gene encoding 6,7-dimethyl-8-ribityllumazine synthase, whose product MAHFLIVEARFYEHYNDWLIDGAKAALEAAGHSHEVITVPGALEIPGAVAMAAETGRYDGFVAIGVVIRGETYHFEIVAGESARGLMALTMDGIAIGNGILTTENAEQTEVRARPDQKDKGGEAAKAAIALFDLAQGFSSQ is encoded by the coding sequence ATGGCGCATTTCCTGATCGTCGAAGCGCGATTTTATGAGCACTATAATGACTGGCTGATCGATGGGGCCAAGGCTGCGCTTGAAGCCGCAGGCCATAGCCATGAGGTGATTACGGTGCCCGGTGCGTTGGAGATTCCCGGTGCCGTCGCAATGGCCGCGGAAACCGGGCGCTATGATGGCTTTGTCGCGATCGGCGTCGTGATCCGGGGCGAAACCTATCATTTCGAAATCGTCGCGGGTGAAAGCGCACGCGGCCTGATGGCGCTGACCATGGATGGCATTGCGATCGGCAATGGGATCCTCACCACCGAAAATGCCGAGCAGACCGAAGTTCGCGCGCGGCCTGATCAAAAAGACAAGGGCGGGGAGGCCGCCAAGGCAGCCATCGCCTTGTTCGATCTTGCCCAAGGCTTCTCGTCCCAATGA
- the ribB gene encoding 3,4-dihydroxy-2-butanone-4-phosphate synthase, producing MSTPLIENVRTLVASGEATKAGLARAAGLHPNSLRKLDDDDWNPTAETLLKLERYLVTGGGQALASPEEIIEAARNGRMFILVDDEDRENEGDLVIPAQMATPDAINFMAKYGRGLICLALTKKRTEALGIDLMSRHNGTRHETAFTVSIEARDGVTTGISAADRARTVSVAIDGSKGPDEIVTPGHVFPLVARPGGVLVRAGHTEAAVDISRLAGLNPSGVICEIMNEDGTMARMPDLMAFAQLHNLKIGTIRDLIAYRRKHDHLVEKKAEAPFTSRWGGDWRAMTFFNKATGTEQVALVKGKVDPDKPTLVRMHALSAFTDVFGEEGARGKMLSRSMEIIGEEGAGVVVVINRTMQGAFTKALLLKTGKERPDMEELRDYGVGAQILTELGVQSMILLTNTHHSLVGLDAYGLSIAGERAIDVGDD from the coding sequence ATGTCTACACCGCTCATTGAAAATGTCCGCACCCTTGTTGCTTCTGGCGAAGCGACCAAGGCCGGCCTGGCGCGCGCCGCCGGGCTTCACCCCAACTCGCTGCGCAAGCTTGACGATGATGATTGGAATCCGACTGCGGAGACCTTGCTGAAGCTCGAACGCTATCTGGTGACCGGCGGCGGGCAGGCACTTGCAAGCCCGGAAGAGATTATCGAAGCCGCGCGCAACGGACGGATGTTCATTCTGGTCGATGATGAAGATCGCGAAAATGAGGGCGATCTTGTCATCCCGGCGCAGATGGCAACGCCCGACGCGATCAATTTCATGGCCAAATATGGCCGCGGACTGATCTGCCTGGCGCTGACCAAGAAACGCACTGAAGCGCTCGGCATCGATTTGATGAGCCGCCATAATGGGACGCGCCATGAAACCGCCTTCACCGTTTCAATCGAAGCCCGTGATGGCGTGACGACAGGCATCTCGGCCGCTGATCGGGCGCGCACGGTTTCCGTGGCAATCGATGGCTCGAAAGGGCCCGATGAGATTGTCACCCCGGGCCATGTCTTCCCGCTGGTTGCCCGGCCGGGCGGTGTGCTCGTGCGGGCTGGCCATACCGAAGCGGCTGTAGACATTTCCCGGCTTGCCGGGCTCAACCCATCTGGTGTGATCTGCGAGATCATGAATGAAGACGGCACCATGGCGCGGATGCCGGACCTGATGGCCTTTGCCCAGCTCCATAACCTCAAGATCGGAACGATCCGCGATCTGATCGCCTATCGCCGTAAGCATGACCATCTCGTCGAAAAGAAAGCCGAAGCTCCATTTACGAGCCGCTGGGGTGGTGACTGGCGGGCGATGACCTTCTTCAACAAGGCGACTGGCACTGAGCAGGTTGCGCTGGTGAAGGGCAAGGTTGATCCGGACAAACCGACCCTGGTGCGTATGCATGCGCTGTCGGCCTTTACCGATGTTTTTGGCGAAGAGGGCGCGCGCGGCAAGATGTTGTCCCGCTCGATGGAGATTATCGGCGAAGAAGGGGCGGGCGTTGTCGTCGTCATCAACCGCACGATGCAGGGTGCCTTCACCAAGGCGCTCCTGCTCAAGACGGGCAAAGAACGCCCGGATATGGAAGAGCTGCGCGACTATGGTGTCGGCGCCCAGATCCTGACCGAGCTTGGTGTGCAGAGCATGATCCTGCTCACCAACACGCATCACAGCCTGGTCGGCCTTGATGCCTATGGACTGTCGATTGCCGGTGAGCGGGCGATCGATGTGGGAGATGACTAA
- a CDS encoding riboflavin synthase, whose product MFTGIITDVGTIAEAEQRGDLRLTVQCSYDMAGVELGASIACSGVCLTVVDKGEDWFAVDVSAESVARTAQGQWNTGSKLNLERSLKLGDEMGGHIVTGHIDGIGEIVSADPVGDSIEIVIRAPDELAKYIAPKGSITLNGVSLTVNEVRDEESGCHFTINLIPHTAEVTTFASAAAGQPVNIEIDILARYLARMTSA is encoded by the coding sequence ATGTTTACCGGAATCATCACCGATGTCGGCACGATTGCCGAAGCCGAACAGCGGGGCGACCTCCGCCTCACCGTCCAGTGCAGCTATGACATGGCCGGTGTCGAACTTGGCGCATCGATCGCCTGTTCGGGCGTTTGCCTCACTGTGGTCGACAAGGGCGAAGACTGGTTTGCCGTCGATGTTTCAGCCGAATCTGTCGCGCGTACCGCACAGGGCCAATGGAACACCGGCTCGAAGCTCAATCTCGAACGCTCGCTCAAGCTGGGCGATGAAATGGGCGGCCATATCGTCACGGGCCATATTGACGGGATTGGCGAGATTGTTTCGGCCGATCCTGTCGGCGATTCGATTGAGATCGTGATCCGTGCACCCGATGAGCTCGCCAAATATATCGCGCCGAAGGGATCGATCACGCTCAACGGCGTGTCGCTCACGGTCAATGAAGTGCGCGACGAGGAATCGGGATGCCACTTCACGATCAATCTCATTCCGCATACGGCCGAGGTGACGACCTTCGCGTCTGCGGCGGCCGGGCAGCCAGTGAATATCGAGATCGATATATTGGCCCGATATCTGGCGAGAATGACCAGCGCATAA
- the ribD gene encoding bifunctional diaminohydroxyphosphoribosylaminopyrimidine deaminase/5-amino-6-(5-phosphoribosylamino)uracil reductase RibD produces MAAALALSWRGRGRTAPNPNVGCIIARDGQIVSRGWTRPGGRPHAEADALDGVDARGADIYTTLEPCAHKSERGPACADLLVKAAPARVIIAAQDPDTRTNGAGTARLRDAGITVTEGVRTEEAHRAMAGFFTRQAKGRPHVTLKLATSLDGQVALPDGSSQWITGPEARAHAHVERALSDMVVVGRGTVAADQPQLDVRLTGLEPRTPGRAVLSSEYSNFAQLQLKADNPVWQHLESPEAIADLENVDYLLVEGGAGAAAAFVAADLVDRLLLYRAPILVGTGLSALGDFGLAQLDDAHGQWRLVETRMLGVDRMEVYEKA; encoded by the coding sequence ATGGCCGCAGCGCTTGCCCTGTCCTGGCGCGGCCGGGGCCGGACGGCGCCCAATCCCAATGTTGGCTGTATAATAGCCCGAGACGGCCAGATCGTCTCGCGCGGCTGGACCCGGCCGGGCGGACGCCCCCATGCGGAAGCCGATGCGCTGGACGGCGTAGATGCCCGCGGCGCAGATATTTACACGACCCTCGAACCCTGTGCGCATAAGAGCGAGCGCGGCCCGGCTTGTGCGGATTTGCTGGTGAAAGCCGCTCCCGCCCGCGTCATCATTGCCGCCCAGGATCCCGATACCCGCACCAATGGCGCTGGAACCGCCCGACTGCGCGACGCCGGCATCACCGTCACGGAAGGCGTGCGAACCGAAGAGGCGCATCGTGCCATGGCAGGTTTTTTCACCCGGCAGGCCAAGGGGCGCCCCCATGTCACGCTGAAGCTTGCAACGTCACTGGATGGGCAAGTGGCCCTGCCGGATGGCTCAAGCCAATGGATAACCGGACCCGAAGCCCGCGCCCACGCTCATGTCGAACGGGCACTATCGGATATGGTCGTCGTCGGTCGCGGCACGGTGGCAGCGGATCAGCCGCAGCTCGATGTCCGACTGACCGGACTGGAGCCGCGCACCCCGGGTCGCGCTGTCCTGTCGAGCGAATATAGCAATTTTGCGCAGCTCCAGCTCAAGGCCGACAATCCGGTCTGGCAGCATCTGGAAAGCCCCGAAGCGATCGCAGATCTTGAGAATGTCGACTATCTGCTGGTTGAGGGTGGGGCGGGTGCAGCGGCCGCTTTTGTGGCTGCAGATCTGGTCGATCGGCTGCTCCTCTATCGCGCGCCAATCCTTGTCGGCACCGGCCTCAGCGCACTGGGCGATTTTGGCCTCGCTCAGCTTGACGATGCGCATGGTCAATGGCGGCTTGTGGAAACACGGATGCTTGGTGTCGATCGCATGGAAGTTTATGAGAAAGCCTGA
- a CDS encoding energy transducer TonB, translated as MTTSDSRSSGYLSQSRRSPTGLAIVIGLHGAALAIAFLAKSGVVPIIIDPGPPTVVNLPTPAPPPQPLPETNEPDDPPPIPTATPSPIPTPPVRSNPVQPILPAPPPVPTPPIFDPVPEPVLRGAQFARGVNLQPPYPSRLIRQELEGSCTIRVRIAPNGRVTEAIPMDATHPAFCAATERHALRRWRFEPATRDGVPVESWQQHIVQFRIT; from the coding sequence ATGACCACATCTGATTCACGCTCATCCGGCTATCTCAGCCAGTCACGCCGTAGCCCGACCGGGCTCGCTATCGTCATCGGCCTGCATGGCGCGGCGCTCGCGATCGCCTTTCTTGCCAAATCCGGTGTGGTACCGATCATCATCGACCCTGGACCCCCTACGGTCGTCAACTTGCCGACACCTGCTCCGCCGCCCCAGCCGCTCCCCGAGACGAATGAGCCAGACGACCCGCCGCCCATTCCGACAGCGACACCTTCGCCCATTCCGACACCTCCTGTTCGCTCAAATCCGGTGCAGCCTATACTGCCCGCACCGCCGCCAGTTCCGACCCCGCCAATTTTCGACCCGGTTCCCGAGCCCGTTTTGCGCGGCGCGCAGTTTGCCAGAGGGGTAAATTTGCAACCGCCTTATCCCAGTCGATTGATCCGCCAGGAGCTCGAAGGCAGCTGCACGATCCGGGTGCGCATTGCGCCCAATGGCCGGGTCACCGAGGCGATCCCTATGGACGCCACCCACCCGGCCTTCTGCGCGGCGACGGAACGCCACGCCCTGCGTCGCTGGCGTTTCGAACCGGCGACGCGAGACGGCGTTCCAGTTGAAAGTTGGCAACAGCATATCGTCCAGTTTCGGATCACCTGA
- a CDS encoding acyl-CoA thioesterase II — MGKDAESEPQLKTPEELIEKLCDLLTVEELDKDLYRGPRLPGGVGRVFGGQVIAQALVAANHSVDDDLVAHSLHAYFMRPGNENYPIIYRIERDRDGRSFSTRRIIALQRGKPILNMAANYQRPEDGLAHQFDMPDVAGPDELQSEADYWRENIELIPEPFRKRMLRQRSIELRPVERRNPAKPEKSEPRSYTWFRAVAPIGDDHRLHQAILSYASDMSLLGTSTLKHGISWLRDPLQMASLDHSLWLHEEFRADEWLLYATDSPWTGHARGFNRGQIFTQDGRLVASAAQEGLMRLRGK, encoded by the coding sequence GTGGGAAAAGACGCGGAATCCGAACCCCAACTGAAAACTCCTGAAGAGCTGATCGAGAAACTGTGCGACCTTTTGACGGTCGAAGAGCTCGACAAGGATCTTTATCGCGGGCCGCGTTTGCCGGGTGGCGTCGGACGGGTGTTCGGGGGGCAGGTGATTGCCCAGGCTCTGGTCGCTGCTAATCATTCGGTTGATGATGATCTCGTAGCGCACTCGCTCCACGCCTATTTCATGCGGCCGGGCAATGAGAATTATCCGATCATCTATCGGATTGAGCGCGACCGGGACGGGCGCAGTTTCTCAACCCGCCGGATCATCGCGCTTCAGCGCGGCAAGCCCATCCTCAACATGGCGGCCAATTATCAACGTCCCGAAGACGGGCTCGCGCACCAATTTGATATGCCGGATGTTGCCGGCCCCGATGAGTTGCAGAGCGAAGCGGATTATTGGCGTGAGAATATTGAGCTGATTCCTGAACCGTTTCGTAAGCGGATGTTGCGGCAGCGGTCTATTGAACTCCGCCCGGTGGAACGTCGCAATCCGGCGAAGCCCGAGAAATCAGAGCCGCGAAGCTACACCTGGTTCCGCGCTGTCGCTCCGATTGGCGACGATCACCGGCTGCACCAAGCGATCCTGTCTTACGCATCGGATATGAGCCTGTTGGGGACAAGCACCCTTAAGCACGGAATTAGCTGGCTTCGAGATCCGTTGCAGATGGCGAGCCTCGATCATTCGCTCTGGCTGCATGAGGAATTTCGCGCGGATGAGTGGCTTTTATACGCAACCGACTCGCCCTGGACGGGGCATGCGCGCGGTTTTAATCGCGGCCAGATTTTTACGCAGGATGGGCGGTTGGTCGCCAGTGCTGCGCAAGAAGGGTTGATGCGTCTGCGCGGCAAGTAA
- a CDS encoding serine hydrolase, with protein sequence MSEFRIDRRQLLGGIGAGLALSTLPARALAAFDGTAQWPRVSAFVPGFVSEHFIPGALIAVGRGQDAPIYYGDGTVALDSEQSVDADTLWRIYSMTKPITGMATMMLIEDGVMQLDQNIADFLPGFADPQVLTDPDNSLETRAASGPITIRHLLTHTAGLGYTIITTGPLLAEYQRLGLEPGVIMHEPAEVVARRPDSLEEFADRLATLPIIADPGTKWSYSVSIDLLGRIIEVASGMPFDSFLQQRLFGPLGMTDTFFQVPTDKEDRMTACYTLRDGQPLRVDPAQGSVYSLPPRYPYGGAGLVSSARDYDRFLTMLLGEGALGDVRVMETETARLAMSDMLPPDVDKTGMYYESGFGAAGRVTIEAGAAGEGLGTYGWGGAAGTVAWVDRANNLRASGYVQNLPSEITPFRAGVLASVYTDLHGG encoded by the coding sequence ATGAGTGAATTTCGGATTGATCGGCGGCAGCTGTTGGGCGGAATTGGCGCTGGCCTTGCACTTTCGACATTACCGGCGCGGGCGCTGGCCGCCTTTGATGGCACCGCGCAATGGCCGCGGGTTTCCGCCTTCGTTCCTGGCTTCGTCTCCGAACATTTCATTCCCGGTGCCTTGATAGCCGTTGGCCGTGGCCAGGATGCGCCCATCTATTATGGCGATGGTACTGTAGCCCTGGATAGCGAACAGTCGGTCGATGCCGATACCCTCTGGCGGATCTACTCGATGACCAAGCCGATTACTGGCATGGCGACGATGATGCTGATCGAAGATGGCGTGATGCAGCTCGATCAGAATATCGCCGATTTCCTGCCTGGTTTTGCCGATCCGCAGGTGCTGACTGATCCCGACAACAGTCTGGAGACGCGCGCAGCAAGTGGCCCGATCACCATTCGACATCTGCTGACCCATACTGCTGGCCTTGGATATACGATCATTACAACGGGCCCGCTGCTCGCAGAGTATCAGCGTCTTGGTCTTGAGCCTGGTGTGATCATGCATGAGCCGGCAGAAGTTGTGGCCCGCCGTCCGGATTCACTGGAAGAGTTTGCCGATCGCTTGGCAACGCTGCCAATCATTGCCGATCCGGGTACGAAATGGAGCTACTCTGTCTCAATCGATCTTCTCGGCCGGATCATTGAGGTCGCGTCCGGCATGCCGTTTGATTCCTTCTTGCAGCAACGACTATTCGGACCGCTCGGTATGACCGACACCTTCTTCCAGGTTCCGACTGACAAAGAAGATCGGATGACAGCTTGTTATACGCTGCGCGATGGCCAGCCCCTGCGCGTCGATCCGGCCCAAGGGTCCGTCTATTCGCTGCCGCCGCGCTATCCCTATGGCGGAGCGGGTTTGGTTTCGAGTGCGCGTGATTATGATCGCTTCCTCACCATGTTGCTCGGCGAAGGGGCATTGGGGGATGTACGGGTGATGGAAACCGAAACCGCGCGGCTTGCCATGTCGGACATGTTGCCGCCGGATGTCGACAAGACTGGCATGTATTATGAATCCGGCTTTGGCGCAGCCGGCCGGGTGACGATCGAAGCTGGTGCAGCCGGCGAAGGTCTCGGCACCTATGGTTGGGGCGGCGCTGCCGGCACGGTGGCCTGGGTCGATCGGGCGAATAATCTGCGCGCGTCGGGTTATGTCCAGAATTTGCCGAGTGAGATTACCCCATTCCGGGCGGGTGTCCTCGCTTCGGTATATACCGATCTGCATGGCGGCTGA
- the gltX gene encoding glutamate--tRNA ligase, which produces MTITRFAPSPTGRLHVGNIRTALHNWLWARKQGGQFLLRLDDTDKERSKEEYVDAIRADLAWLGMDIDGEARQSARFDRYEAAFETLSAAGRIYPAYETAQELELKRKILLGRGKPPIYDRAALALSDQEIADFEAEGRTPHWRFKLDHDVPIEWNDLIRGRQHFDPALLSDPVIRRADGSWLYMLPSAVDDAEMGVTHVVRGEDHVTNTGLQLQMFDAMGVRSPAFAHEALLVGSEGKLSKRLGSLGVEAFREDGIEPMAVLSLLGRIGTSDPVEPFAEVAPLIEGFDFTRFGRAPARFDAEELATLNAKIVHQLDFDSVADRLPGGMAADGWDAIRPNLSTVVEARDWWHVVQGPVDDVVFDSETTAYLDQAAAMAADIAWTDTVWKELTTTLKAETGRKGKPLFLPLRQALTGRDHGPEMAALLPLIGKERTVARLSRQA; this is translated from the coding sequence ATGACCATCACTCGTTTTGCCCCTTCGCCGACCGGTCGCCTGCATGTCGGCAATATCCGCACCGCGCTGCATAATTGGCTCTGGGCCCGCAAACAGGGCGGACAGTTCCTGTTGCGGTTGGACGATACCGACAAAGAGCGCTCGAAAGAGGAGTATGTCGATGCAATCCGTGCGGACCTTGCTTGGCTCGGCATGGATATAGACGGCGAGGCGCGTCAGTCTGCCCGTTTTGACCGCTACGAAGCAGCCTTTGAAACGCTGAGCGCAGCGGGACGCATTTATCCGGCCTATGAAACTGCGCAGGAGCTGGAGCTCAAGCGCAAGATCTTGCTCGGGCGCGGCAAACCGCCAATCTATGATCGCGCAGCACTCGCGCTCAGCGATCAGGAGATTGCGGATTTCGAGGCCGAAGGCCGGACACCCCATTGGCGTTTCAAGCTTGATCATGATGTGCCGATTGAATGGAATGATCTTATTCGCGGCCGACAGCATTTCGATCCGGCCTTGCTCTCCGATCCGGTGATCCGGCGCGCGGATGGCAGCTGGCTCTATATGCTGCCAAGTGCCGTCGATGATGCGGAGATGGGGGTCACCCATGTGGTTCGCGGCGAAGACCATGTGACCAATACCGGACTCCAGCTGCAGATGTTTGATGCAATGGGAGTGCGATCGCCTGCCTTTGCGCATGAGGCCTTGCTCGTCGGTAGTGAGGGCAAGCTGTCGAAACGGCTGGGTTCGCTCGGTGTCGAAGCTTTCCGCGAAGATGGCATTGAGCCGATGGCGGTGCTGTCGCTGCTCGGCCGAATCGGAACGAGTGATCCGGTCGAACCATTTGCCGAGGTTGCGCCGCTGATTGAGGGATTTGATTTCACACGCTTTGGCCGCGCGCCTGCGCGCTTTGACGCGGAAGAATTGGCGACACTCAATGCGAAAATCGTGCACCAACTCGATTTCGATTCCGTTGCTGACCGATTACCGGGGGGCATGGCCGCCGATGGCTGGGATGCGATCCGGCCGAACCTGTCGACTGTCGTCGAAGCGCGTGACTGGTGGCATGTCGTCCAAGGTCCTGTTGATGATGTCGTGTTCGATTCCGAAACGACGGCTTATCTGGACCAGGCGGCGGCGATGGCTGCAGATATCGCTTGGACCGACACTGTCTGGAAAGAGCTCACCACGACGCTCAAGGCCGAGACCGGCCGCAAAGGCAAACCATTGTTTCTTCCGCTACGGCAAGCGCTGACCGGGCGCGATCACGGGCCGGAGATGGCCGCATTGCTACCGCTTATTGGCAAAGAGCGGACCGTCGCCCGGTTGAGTCGACAGGCGTAG